A section of the Prionailurus bengalensis isolate Pbe53 chromosome C2, Fcat_Pben_1.1_paternal_pri, whole genome shotgun sequence genome encodes:
- the LOC122492306 gene encoding keratin-associated protein 22-1-like: MNFYNNYYGGLGYGYNGLRCGYGCGYRGYGYACYRPCCYGGYWYSGFF; encoded by the coding sequence ATGAACTTCTACAACAATTACTATGGTGGCCTGGGCTATGGCTATAATGGCCTGAGATGTGGCTACGGATGTGGCTATCGTGGCTATGGATATGCCTGTTATCGTCCATGCTGCTATGGTGGATATTGGTATTCTGGATTCTTCTGA
- the LOC122492307 gene encoding keratin-associated protein 21-1-like, whose product MCGSYYGNSYGGCGYGGCGYGGCGYGGCGYGGCGYGGCGYGGCGYGGCGYGGCGYGSSGYKGWGYRGCGYGGCGYRGLGCGYGSCYGCGSGCGY is encoded by the coding sequence ATGTGTGGAAGCTACTACGGAAACTCTTATGGAGGCTGCGGCTATGGAGGCTGTGGCTATGGAGGCTGTGGCTATGGAGGCTGTGGCTATGGGGGCTGCGGCTATGGAGGCTGTGGCTATGGAGGCTGCGGCTATGGAGGCTGTGGCTATGGAGGCTGCGGCTATGGAAGCTCTGGCTACAAAGGCTGGGGCTACAGAGGCTGTGGCTATGGAGGCTGTGGCTACAGAGGCCTGGGCTGTGGCTATGGCTCCTGCTATGGCTGTGGCTCTGGCTGTGGCTACTAA